A region from the Spea bombifrons isolate aSpeBom1 chromosome 7, aSpeBom1.2.pri, whole genome shotgun sequence genome encodes:
- the LOC128501145 gene encoding uncharacterized protein LOC128501145 isoform X4: MMAVFFCDAVDDIRWLSNQINPPGSSIQTSRADLVSLPDSTQQEWKDTLMASSINILCYSKPQDNQRQGGQSEPKSLQGITYTRAEVVESFLQLCIDTEVLLCGHIYGTPQDPVCDWSGIMGSQALRGAIDLKESKKPIGIISMSADGGKWLETMQLKDGDGQTMRFRHIDISRLDNKRIKEEISECSYWILHVTRETIEDEGVLSLFINRALVVFDDPEYTRSPELFRTLKNAWISNVSLMADEEKTDHWFQVNEEESQRAEHQLFMTETFLPNKEKIVEEEEALTSAKKYQKMRPPYTVGIFSRSIRGDYEWIQALFRSECFRDHITAINSCEISNNGFQRFLEEVSKCTVGILYHTKQRGRINITDVTDSLYDRELQILSDFLGKENVFVLVDDMDESGPEEKIKILESQPSIGRYAGELLLIAQREKQNEKRLQEKLYRLNALE; encoded by the exons ATGATGGCCGTATTCTTCTGCGATGCAGTGGATGATATCCGTTGGCTGTCCAACCAGATAAATCCTCCTGGCTCCAGTATCCAGACCAGCCGGGCGGACCTCGTGTCGCTGCCGGACTCCACGCAGCAGGAATGGAAGGACACGCTCATGGCGTCCTCCATAAATATCCTCTGTTACTCCAAACCCCAGGATAACCAGAGGCAAGGAGGGCAGAGCGAGCCAAAATCTCTGCAAGGTATAACTTATACGAGGGCCGAGGTCGTGGAGAGCTTCCTCCAGCTCTGTATAGacacagagg TATTACTATGTGGACACATTTACGGCACACCGCAGGATCCAGTCTGCGACTGGAGTGGCATCATGG GATCCCAGGCGCTCCGCGGTGCTATAGATCTG aaagaaagtaaaaagcCAATTGGGATCATCTCAATGTCCGCAGATGGCGGGAAATGGCTGGAGACGATGCAGCTGAAGGACGGTGATGGCCAGACGATGAGGTTCCGACACATTGACATATCCAGACTCGACAACAAGCGGATCAAAGAAGAGATCTCTGAATGCTCATACTGGATCTTACACGTGACCAGGGAAACCATCGAGGATGAGGGGGTCCTCTCGCTGTTCATTAACAGAGCTCTCGTAGTGTTTGATGATCCGGAATACACGAGATCACCAGAGCTCTTCAGAACCTTAAAGAACGCTTGGATTTCAAATGTTTCCTTGATGGCTGATGAAGAGAAGACAGATCACTGGTTCCAAGTCAATGAAGAAGAGAGTCAGAGGGCGGAACACCAGCTTTTCATGACGGAAACCTTTCTACCGAATAAAG aaaaaattgtggaagaagaagaagcgcTCACATCAGCCAAGAAG TATCAAAAGATGAGGCCACCGTACACAGTTGGGATCTTCTCCAGATCAATTCGGGGAGATTATGAATGGATTCAGGCTCTGTTCCGGTCAGAATGCTTCCGAGATCACATTACAGCCATCAATTCATGCGAGATCTCAAACAATGGGTTCCAGAGGTTTCTAGAAGAGGTTTCCAAGTGCACGGTTGGAATTTTGTATCACACCAAGCAGAGAGGGCGAATAAATATCACCGATGTGACCGATTCTCTCTACGATAGAGAGCTGCAAATTCTGTCTGATTTTCTAG GGAAGGAAAACGTCTTCGTCTTGGTTGATGACATGGATGAAAGTGGCCCCGAGGAGAAGATCAAGATCCTGGAGAGCCAGCCGAGTATCGGGAGATATGCCGGAGAGCTGCTGCTCATAGCACAGCGAGAGAAGCAAAATGAGAAGAGACTGCAAGAAAAACTCTACAGACTAAACGCTCTCGAATGA
- the LOC128501145 gene encoding uncharacterized protein LOC128501145 isoform X2 — protein sequence MMEPAEPAPLCIVQKKPVCEYRPERMMAVFFCDAVDDIRWLSNQINPPGSSIQTSRADLVSLPDSTQQEWKDTLMASSINILCYSKPQDNQRQGGQSEPKSLQGITYTRAEVVESFLQLCIDTEVLLCGHIYGTPQDPVCDWSGIMGSQALRGAIDLKESKKPIGIISMSADGGKWLETMQLKDGDGQTMRFRHIDISRLDNKRIKEEISECSYWILHVTRETIEDEGVLSLFINRALVVFDDPEYTRSPELFRTLKNAWISNVSLMADEEKTDHWFQVNEEESQRAEHQLFMTETFLPNKEKIVEEEEALTSAKKYQKMRPPYTVGIFSRSIRGDYEWIQALFRSECFRDHITAINSCEISNNGFQRFLEEVSKCTVGILYHTKQRGRINITDVTDSLYDRELQILSDFLGKENVFVLVDDMDESGPEEKIKILESQPSIGRYAGELLLIAQREKQNEKRLQEKLYRLNALE from the exons ATGATGGAACCCGCAGAACCGGCACCGCTCTGCATCGTACAGAAGAAGCCAGTGTGTGAGTACCG TCCTGAGAGGATGATGGCCGTATTCTTCTGCGATGCAGTGGATGATATCCGTTGGCTGTCCAACCAGATAAATCCTCCTGGCTCCAGTATCCAGACCAGCCGGGCGGACCTCGTGTCGCTGCCGGACTCCACGCAGCAGGAATGGAAGGACACGCTCATGGCGTCCTCCATAAATATCCTCTGTTACTCCAAACCCCAGGATAACCAGAGGCAAGGAGGGCAGAGCGAGCCAAAATCTCTGCAAGGTATAACTTATACGAGGGCCGAGGTCGTGGAGAGCTTCCTCCAGCTCTGTATAGacacagagg TATTACTATGTGGACACATTTACGGCACACCGCAGGATCCAGTCTGCGACTGGAGTGGCATCATGG GATCCCAGGCGCTCCGCGGTGCTATAGATCTG aaagaaagtaaaaagcCAATTGGGATCATCTCAATGTCCGCAGATGGCGGGAAATGGCTGGAGACGATGCAGCTGAAGGACGGTGATGGCCAGACGATGAGGTTCCGACACATTGACATATCCAGACTCGACAACAAGCGGATCAAAGAAGAGATCTCTGAATGCTCATACTGGATCTTACACGTGACCAGGGAAACCATCGAGGATGAGGGGGTCCTCTCGCTGTTCATTAACAGAGCTCTCGTAGTGTTTGATGATCCGGAATACACGAGATCACCAGAGCTCTTCAGAACCTTAAAGAACGCTTGGATTTCAAATGTTTCCTTGATGGCTGATGAAGAGAAGACAGATCACTGGTTCCAAGTCAATGAAGAAGAGAGTCAGAGGGCGGAACACCAGCTTTTCATGACGGAAACCTTTCTACCGAATAAAG aaaaaattgtggaagaagaagaagcgcTCACATCAGCCAAGAAG TATCAAAAGATGAGGCCACCGTACACAGTTGGGATCTTCTCCAGATCAATTCGGGGAGATTATGAATGGATTCAGGCTCTGTTCCGGTCAGAATGCTTCCGAGATCACATTACAGCCATCAATTCATGCGAGATCTCAAACAATGGGTTCCAGAGGTTTCTAGAAGAGGTTTCCAAGTGCACGGTTGGAATTTTGTATCACACCAAGCAGAGAGGGCGAATAAATATCACCGATGTGACCGATTCTCTCTACGATAGAGAGCTGCAAATTCTGTCTGATTTTCTAG GGAAGGAAAACGTCTTCGTCTTGGTTGATGACATGGATGAAAGTGGCCCCGAGGAGAAGATCAAGATCCTGGAGAGCCAGCCGAGTATCGGGAGATATGCCGGAGAGCTGCTGCTCATAGCACAGCGAGAGAAGCAAAATGAGAAGAGACTGCAAGAAAAACTCTACAGACTAAACGCTCTCGAATGA
- the LOC128501145 gene encoding uncharacterized protein LOC128501145 isoform X1 — MLNKHRKQGNGAEEERDGQKTRITEQQHGVGEEAAAQGSRSTFWRSRFKGLLTSVGFKNTSDYTVNEHTTNTAGNPNTTNTAGNPNTTNTAGNPNTEWNPNTTNMAGNPNTINTAGNPNTTNMAANPNTTNMAGNPNTTNRAGNPNTTNTAGNPNTTNMAGNPNTTNMAGNPNTTNMAGNPNTTNTAGNPNTTNTAGNPNTTNTAGNPNTEWNPNTTNMAGNPNTTNTAGNDRASGVSPPQKGFPWASSYDGTRRTGTALHRTEEASVPERMMAVFFCDAVDDIRWLSNQINPPGSSIQTSRADLVSLPDSTQQEWKDTLMASSINILCYSKPQDNQRQGGQSEPKSLQGITYTRAEVVESFLQLCIDTEVLLCGHIYGTPQDPVCDWSGIMGSQALRGAIDLKESKKPIGIISMSADGGKWLETMQLKDGDGQTMRFRHIDISRLDNKRIKEEISECSYWILHVTRETIEDEGVLSLFINRALVVFDDPEYTRSPELFRTLKNAWISNVSLMADEEKTDHWFQVNEEESQRAEHQLFMTETFLPNKEKIVEEEEALTSAKKYQKMRPPYTVGIFSRSIRGDYEWIQALFRSECFRDHITAINSCEISNNGFQRFLEEVSKCTVGILYHTKQRGRINITDVTDSLYDRELQILSDFLGKENVFVLVDDMDESGPEEKIKILESQPSIGRYAGELLLIAQREKQNEKRLQEKLYRLNALE; from the exons ATGCTGAACAAACATAGAAAGCAAGGAAATGGGGCGGAGGAAGAGCGAGACGGGCAAAAAACGAGGATAACCGAGCAACAGCATGGGGTAGGAGAAGAGGCGGCCGCGCAGGGCTCCAGGAGCACATTCTGGAGATCTAGGTTCAAGGGTTTACTAACTTCAGTGGGGTTTAAAAATACTTCAGACTACACAGTGAATGAACACACAACGAACACGGCAGGGAATCCCAACACAACAAACACGGCAGGGAATCCCAACACAACGAACACGGCAGGGAATCCCAACACAGAATGGAATCCCAACACAACAAACATGGCAGGGAATCCCAACACAATAAACACGGCAGGGAATCCTAACACAACAAACATGGCAGCGAATCCCAACACAACAAACATGGCAGGGAATCCCAACACAACGAACAGGGCAGGGAATCCCAACACAACGAACACGGCAGGGAATCCCAACACAACAAACATGGCAGGGAATCCCAACACAACAAACATGGCAGGGAATCCCAACACAACAAACATGGCAGGGAATCCCAACACAACGAACACGGCAGGGAATCCCAACACAACGAACACGGCAGGGAATCCCAACACAACGAACACGGCAGGGAATCCCAACACAGAATGGAATCCCAACACAACAAACATGGCAGGGAATCCCAACACAACGAACACGGCAGGGAATGATAGAGCATCAGGCGTCAGTCCACCGCAGAAAGGCTTCCCCTGGGCATCATCATATGATGGAACCCGCAGAACCGGCACCGCTCTGCATCGTACAGAAGAAGCCAGTGT TCCTGAGAGGATGATGGCCGTATTCTTCTGCGATGCAGTGGATGATATCCGTTGGCTGTCCAACCAGATAAATCCTCCTGGCTCCAGTATCCAGACCAGCCGGGCGGACCTCGTGTCGCTGCCGGACTCCACGCAGCAGGAATGGAAGGACACGCTCATGGCGTCCTCCATAAATATCCTCTGTTACTCCAAACCCCAGGATAACCAGAGGCAAGGAGGGCAGAGCGAGCCAAAATCTCTGCAAGGTATAACTTATACGAGGGCCGAGGTCGTGGAGAGCTTCCTCCAGCTCTGTATAGacacagagg TATTACTATGTGGACACATTTACGGCACACCGCAGGATCCAGTCTGCGACTGGAGTGGCATCATGG GATCCCAGGCGCTCCGCGGTGCTATAGATCTG aaagaaagtaaaaagcCAATTGGGATCATCTCAATGTCCGCAGATGGCGGGAAATGGCTGGAGACGATGCAGCTGAAGGACGGTGATGGCCAGACGATGAGGTTCCGACACATTGACATATCCAGACTCGACAACAAGCGGATCAAAGAAGAGATCTCTGAATGCTCATACTGGATCTTACACGTGACCAGGGAAACCATCGAGGATGAGGGGGTCCTCTCGCTGTTCATTAACAGAGCTCTCGTAGTGTTTGATGATCCGGAATACACGAGATCACCAGAGCTCTTCAGAACCTTAAAGAACGCTTGGATTTCAAATGTTTCCTTGATGGCTGATGAAGAGAAGACAGATCACTGGTTCCAAGTCAATGAAGAAGAGAGTCAGAGGGCGGAACACCAGCTTTTCATGACGGAAACCTTTCTACCGAATAAAG aaaaaattgtggaagaagaagaagcgcTCACATCAGCCAAGAAG TATCAAAAGATGAGGCCACCGTACACAGTTGGGATCTTCTCCAGATCAATTCGGGGAGATTATGAATGGATTCAGGCTCTGTTCCGGTCAGAATGCTTCCGAGATCACATTACAGCCATCAATTCATGCGAGATCTCAAACAATGGGTTCCAGAGGTTTCTAGAAGAGGTTTCCAAGTGCACGGTTGGAATTTTGTATCACACCAAGCAGAGAGGGCGAATAAATATCACCGATGTGACCGATTCTCTCTACGATAGAGAGCTGCAAATTCTGTCTGATTTTCTAG GGAAGGAAAACGTCTTCGTCTTGGTTGATGACATGGATGAAAGTGGCCCCGAGGAGAAGATCAAGATCCTGGAGAGCCAGCCGAGTATCGGGAGATATGCCGGAGAGCTGCTGCTCATAGCACAGCGAGAGAAGCAAAATGAGAAGAGACTGCAAGAAAAACTCTACAGACTAAACGCTCTCGAATGA
- the LOC128501145 gene encoding uncharacterized protein LOC128501145 isoform X3, translating to MGPERMMAVFFCDAVDDIRWLSNQINPPGSSIQTSRADLVSLPDSTQQEWKDTLMASSINILCYSKPQDNQRQGGQSEPKSLQGITYTRAEVVESFLQLCIDTEVLLCGHIYGTPQDPVCDWSGIMGSQALRGAIDLKESKKPIGIISMSADGGKWLETMQLKDGDGQTMRFRHIDISRLDNKRIKEEISECSYWILHVTRETIEDEGVLSLFINRALVVFDDPEYTRSPELFRTLKNAWISNVSLMADEEKTDHWFQVNEEESQRAEHQLFMTETFLPNKEKIVEEEEALTSAKKYQKMRPPYTVGIFSRSIRGDYEWIQALFRSECFRDHITAINSCEISNNGFQRFLEEVSKCTVGILYHTKQRGRINITDVTDSLYDRELQILSDFLGKENVFVLVDDMDESGPEEKIKILESQPSIGRYAGELLLIAQREKQNEKRLQEKLYRLNALE from the exons ATGGG TCCTGAGAGGATGATGGCCGTATTCTTCTGCGATGCAGTGGATGATATCCGTTGGCTGTCCAACCAGATAAATCCTCCTGGCTCCAGTATCCAGACCAGCCGGGCGGACCTCGTGTCGCTGCCGGACTCCACGCAGCAGGAATGGAAGGACACGCTCATGGCGTCCTCCATAAATATCCTCTGTTACTCCAAACCCCAGGATAACCAGAGGCAAGGAGGGCAGAGCGAGCCAAAATCTCTGCAAGGTATAACTTATACGAGGGCCGAGGTCGTGGAGAGCTTCCTCCAGCTCTGTATAGacacagagg TATTACTATGTGGACACATTTACGGCACACCGCAGGATCCAGTCTGCGACTGGAGTGGCATCATGG GATCCCAGGCGCTCCGCGGTGCTATAGATCTG aaagaaagtaaaaagcCAATTGGGATCATCTCAATGTCCGCAGATGGCGGGAAATGGCTGGAGACGATGCAGCTGAAGGACGGTGATGGCCAGACGATGAGGTTCCGACACATTGACATATCCAGACTCGACAACAAGCGGATCAAAGAAGAGATCTCTGAATGCTCATACTGGATCTTACACGTGACCAGGGAAACCATCGAGGATGAGGGGGTCCTCTCGCTGTTCATTAACAGAGCTCTCGTAGTGTTTGATGATCCGGAATACACGAGATCACCAGAGCTCTTCAGAACCTTAAAGAACGCTTGGATTTCAAATGTTTCCTTGATGGCTGATGAAGAGAAGACAGATCACTGGTTCCAAGTCAATGAAGAAGAGAGTCAGAGGGCGGAACACCAGCTTTTCATGACGGAAACCTTTCTACCGAATAAAG aaaaaattgtggaagaagaagaagcgcTCACATCAGCCAAGAAG TATCAAAAGATGAGGCCACCGTACACAGTTGGGATCTTCTCCAGATCAATTCGGGGAGATTATGAATGGATTCAGGCTCTGTTCCGGTCAGAATGCTTCCGAGATCACATTACAGCCATCAATTCATGCGAGATCTCAAACAATGGGTTCCAGAGGTTTCTAGAAGAGGTTTCCAAGTGCACGGTTGGAATTTTGTATCACACCAAGCAGAGAGGGCGAATAAATATCACCGATGTGACCGATTCTCTCTACGATAGAGAGCTGCAAATTCTGTCTGATTTTCTAG GGAAGGAAAACGTCTTCGTCTTGGTTGATGACATGGATGAAAGTGGCCCCGAGGAGAAGATCAAGATCCTGGAGAGCCAGCCGAGTATCGGGAGATATGCCGGAGAGCTGCTGCTCATAGCACAGCGAGAGAAGCAAAATGAGAAGAGACTGCAAGAAAAACTCTACAGACTAAACGCTCTCGAATGA